Proteins encoded within one genomic window of Gallus gallus isolate bGalGal1 chromosome 1, bGalGal1.mat.broiler.GRCg7b, whole genome shotgun sequence:
- the MYBPC1 gene encoding myosin-binding protein C, slow-type, with product MPEPTKKDETETENALPPPEQKTPQDGGTEKGKDMDVREMASSSDEDDTSVSTPPADGMSKPSERKDSVWSIGETAPEEAEKRDDSQRSTLFIEKPQSGTVSVGGNITFIAKVEAKDLLRKPNVKWFKGKWMDLASKAGKHLQLKESFERHTKIHTFEMHIIQAKENYAGNYRCEVSYKDKFDSCSFDLEVTESSQAAPSIDIRSAFKRSGDGQDDAGELDFSGLLKRREVKQQEEEPEVDVWELLKNANPSEYEKIAFQYGITDLRGMLKRLKRMRREVKKSAAFAKGLDPAYQVDKGGKVRFMVELADPTVELKWYKNGQEIRPSAKYIFEHKGNQRILFINNCTMTDDARYYVTAGDEKCSTELFVRDPPILVTKGLEDTSTYVGERVELSCEVSEDDANVKWFKNGVELTNEPKSRYRIKVEGKKHTLIIEEAAKNDNATYSVMTTGGQSEAKLSVDLRPLKISLALEDQTVRLGQEIHLKCEISENVEGKWYKNGQLVEASDRVKLYHKGRIHRFIIASAAVDDEGEYMFVPDAYNINIPCKVHVVDPPKLHLDGLGENNTVTVVAGTKLRLEIPITGEPTPKVMWSKGDKWITDSGRIRAETYSDSSCLVIDTAEREDSGPFRITLKNEAGEDSALINIKVVDVPDPPQAPNVTEVGEDWCVMTWDPPANDGGSPILGYFIERKKKQSSRWMRLNFELCKETTFEPKKMIEGVAYEVRVFAVNAIGTSKPSMPSKSFVPLAVTSPPTLLAVDSVTDTSVTMKWRPPDHIGAAGLDGYVVEYCFEGTGFSQGISTDQSEELMEPPFNLEEPEGSSLKENLIPKTDEWIVANPELTDKTKFTITGLPTGSKILVRVKAVNAAGESEPRYHPQPILVKEVIEPPKIRLPRHLKQTYTRRVGETVNLVIPFQGRPRAKVSWQKNGSPIDKNQINIRNTENDTIIFIRKAERSHSGEYDMKVEVENLVDKATIDIQIVDRPGPPEVVTIEDVWGENVNLSWKPPKDDGNAAITGYTIQKADKKSMEWFTVIEHYHRTSATINELVIGNEYYFRVFAENMCGLSEDATMTKESALIAKDGKVYKYPVYDDFDFTERPLFTQPLVNTFAVAGYNATLNCSVRGNPKPKITWLKNKVAILNDPRYRMFGNQGVCTLEIRKPSPYDGGTYTCRAVNELGEAEVDCKLEVKVIYQGVINPGEPIFMAGNKQLQNKDF from the exons ACATGGACGTCAGAGAAATGGCATCATCCTCAG atgAAGATGACACTTCAGTTAGCACACCACCAGCAG ATGGGATGTCTAAGCCATCGGAAAGAAAGGATTCAG TATGGTCTATTGGAGAAACTGCTccagaagaggcagaaaaacgCGATGACTCCCAAAGATCCACTTTATTCATTGAAAAGCCTCAGAGCGGTACAGTAAGTGTTG GCGGGAATATTACATTTATAGCCAAAGTAGAAGCCAAAGATCTTCTCCGAAAGCCAAATGTTAAGTGGTTTAAAGGAAAATGGATGGACCTGGCCAGCAAAGCAGGGAAGCACTTGCAGCTGAAGGAGTCATTTGAGCGTCACACAAAG ATTCACACATTTGAGATGCATATCATTCAAGCTAAGGAGAATTATGCAGGGAACTATCGCTGTGAGGTTTCCTATAAGGACAAGTTTGACAGTTGCTCTTTTGACCTTGAAGTCACTG AATCCTCTCAAGCTGCTCCATCCATTGACATCAGATCTGCTTTCAAAAGAAG CGGTGATGGACAAGACGATGCAGGAGAACTTGACTTTAGTGGTCTCCTGAAACGTAG GGAGGTTAAACAGCAAGAAGAAGAACCTGAGGTAGATGTGTGGGAGCTCCTGAAGAACGCCAATCCCAGTGAATATGAGAAGATTGCTTTTCAGTATGGTATCACTGACCTGAGAGGCATGTTAAAGCGTCTGAAGCGCATGCGCAGGGAGGTGAAGAAGAGTGCAG CATTTGCCAAAGGACTTGACCCTGCATATCAGGTGGATAAAGGAGGCAAAGTTAGATTCATGGTGGAGCTAGCAGATCCAACAGTGGAACTCAAATGGTATAAAAATGGCCAAGAAATACGACCAAGTGCAAA ATACATTTTTGAGCACAAAGGTAACCAGCGAATTTTATTCATCAATAACTGTACGATGACAGATGATGCTCGCTATTACGTAACAGCTGGTGATGAGAAATGCTCCACAGAACTGTTTGTGAGAG ATCCTCCAATTTTGGTGACCAAAGGCCTGGAGGATACCAGTACCTATGTTGGTGAACGCGTAGAACTGAGCTGTGAAGTGTCTGAGGATGATGCAAATGTTAAATG gTTTAAGAATGGTGTGGAGCTTACCAATGAACCTAAATCTCGATACCGAATCAAAGTTGAGGGTAAAAAGCACACTTTGATTATAGAGGAAGCTGCAAAAAATGACAATGCAACTTACTCAGTAATGACAACAGGAGGCCAATCAGAAGCTAAGCTTTCTGTTGACT TGAGACCATTGAAGATTTCACTTGCACTAGAAGACCAGACAGTGAGGCTTGGACAGGAAATCCACCTGAAATGTGAGATATCTGAGAATGTGGAAGGGAAATGGTACAAAAATGGACAATTGGTTGAAGCTAGTGACCGTGTAAAGCTTTATCACAAAGGAAG AATCCACAGATTTATTATAGCAAGTGCTGCTGTTGATGATGAGGGTGAATACATGTTTGTACCAGATGCTTATAATATTAATATTCCATGCAAAGTACATGTTGTGG atcCTCCTAAACTTCACCTTGATGGTCTTGGGGAAAATAACACTGTGACAGTAGTGGCAGGCACTAAACTACGCCTTGAGATCCCTATCACTGGCGAGCCAACACCAAAAGTCATGTGGAGTAAAGGGGATAAG TGGATCACAGACAGTGGAAGAATACGGGCAGAAACATACTcagacagcagctgcctggTCATTGACACAGCTGAGAGAGAAGATTCAGGTCCTTTCAGAATAACATTAAAGAATGAAGCTGGGGAGGACTCAGCCCTTATCAACATTAAAGTGGTTG atGTGCCTGATCCTCCTCAGGCACCAAACGTGACTGAGGTGGGTGAAGACTGGTGTGTTATGACATGGGACCCTCCAGCAAATGATGGTGGATCACCCATCTTAG GATATTtcattgaaaggaaaaagaaacaaagctcaCGGTGGATGAGGCTGAATTTTGAACTGTGTAAAGAAACAACCTTTGAGCCAAAGAAAATGATTGAAGGTGTTGCTTATGAGGTCCGTGTATTTGCTGTTAATGCAATAGGCACTTCCAAACCAAGTATGCCTTCAAAGTCTTTTGTTCCTTTAG CTGTCACCAGTCCACCAACTCTCCTGGCAGTGGATTCAGTAACTGATACCTCGGTTACGATGAAATGGAGGCCACCAGACCACATTGGAGCAGCGGGTTTAGATGGCTATGTTGTAGAGTACTGCTTTGAAGGAA CTGGATTCTCACAAGGTATATCGACAGATCAGTCTGAGGAACTGATGGAGCCACCTTTCAACCTGGAAG AACCTGAAGGAAGCAGCTTGAAGGAGAACTTAATTCCTAAAA CTGATGAGTGGATCGTCGCTAACCCAGAACTGACAGACAAAACAAAGTTTACAATCACTGGTCTGCCAACTGGTTCAAAAATCCTTGTGAGAGTAAAAGCGGTGAATGCTGCAGGTGAAAGTGAACCCAGGTACCACCCACAGCCTATCTTAGTCAAGGAAGTGATAG AGCCTCCAAAGATTCGCCTACCAAGACACTTAAAACAAACCTATACTAGAAGAGTTGGAGAAACCGTAAATCTTGTTATTCCTTTCCAG GGAAGACCAAGGGCAAAAGTATCATGGCAGAAAAATGGTTCTCCAATAGACAAGAACCAAATCAACATCCGCAACACTGAGAACGATACCATCATTTTTATCCGAAAGGCAGAAAGGAGCCACTCTGGAGAATATGACATGAAAGTGGAAGTAGAGAATTTGGTGGATAAAGCTACGATAGATATTCAGATTGTTG ATCGCCCAGGGCCACCAGAGGTTGTAACTATTGAGGATGTCTGGGGAGAGAATGTAAATTTATCATGGAAGCCACCAAAAGATGATGGCAATGCTGCCATTACTGGGTACACTATTCAAAAAGCAGATAAGAAGAGTATG gaATGGTTCACGGTAATCGAGCACTACCACCGCACCAGTGCCACCATTAATGAGCTCGTCATAGGAAATGAGTACTACTTCCGAGTCTTCGCTGAAAACATGTGCGGCCTCAGCGAGGATGCAACAATGACCAAAGAGAGTGCCTTGATTGCAAAAGATG gtAAAGTCTACAAATACCCAGTTTACGATGACTTTGACTTCACTGAACGACCACTGTTTACTCAGCCTCTAGTTAACACGTTTGCTGTAGCTGGTTACAATGCTACTTTGAACTGCAGTGTTCGGGGCAACCCCAAg CCCAAGATAACCTGGCTGAAAAACAAGGTTGCTATATTGAATGACCCAAGGTACCGAATGTTCGGCAACCAAGGTGTCTGTACCTTGGAGATCCGCAAACCCAGTCCATATGATGGAGGCACTTACACCTGCAGAGCAGTCAACGAACTTGGAGAGGCAGAAGTTGACTGCAAACTGGAAGTAAAAG